One genomic segment of Mycolicibacterium chubuense NBB4 includes these proteins:
- a CDS encoding long-chain-fatty-acid--CoA ligase — MLGLMQDRPLMISSLIEYAAAFHPDAEVVSRLPEGHIRRSNWREVNERSKQVANALAELGIEEGDRVATLAWNSDRHLALYFGVSGSGAVMHTVNPRLFGHQISYIINHAEDRVLFFDITFASLVSQLAPELSTVRTFVAMTDREHMPEVPGVPEDRLLCWDEFIGRQSTHYDWPEFDELSASSLCYTSGTTGNPKGVLYSHRSTMLHTLMAAARDANDVHSGSVILLVVPMFHANAWGTPYTAAMVGAKLVLPGPHLDGESVYELMKTEGVNQSQGVPTVWMMLFAYLDEHPEIDPHELGLRVAGTGGAALPLSMIERFDRDFGADAMQGWGMTETSPLCVIGRLLPKHERLSDAEKAQIKLKQGRGICGVELKIVDDEGNRLPWDGKAFGEVWVRGPWIASGYFKGEGGDKLDAEGFFPTGDVATIDPDGYLQLVDRAKDVIKSGGEWVSSIDLENAAMGHPAVAEAAVIGMPHPKWQERPLLVVVLRNGADATRDELIDHLAGEVAKWWLPDDVLFVDELPHTATGKVSKLQLRERFRDYQLPTVAT, encoded by the coding sequence ATGCTCGGATTGATGCAGGACCGGCCTTTGATGATCTCGTCTCTGATCGAGTACGCGGCGGCGTTTCATCCGGATGCCGAGGTGGTGTCCCGGCTGCCCGAAGGTCATATCCGGCGCTCGAACTGGCGGGAGGTCAACGAGCGATCCAAACAGGTCGCCAACGCCCTGGCCGAACTCGGCATCGAAGAGGGCGACCGGGTGGCCACGCTGGCGTGGAACAGCGACCGCCACCTTGCGCTCTACTTCGGTGTCTCCGGCTCGGGCGCGGTGATGCACACCGTCAACCCGCGGCTGTTCGGCCACCAGATCTCCTACATCATCAACCACGCCGAGGATCGGGTTCTGTTCTTCGACATCACCTTTGCCTCCCTGGTGAGTCAGCTCGCGCCCGAATTGAGCACGGTGCGCACGTTCGTCGCGATGACCGACCGTGAGCACATGCCGGAAGTTCCGGGCGTTCCCGAGGACCGTCTGCTCTGCTGGGACGAGTTCATCGGCCGCCAATCGACCCACTACGACTGGCCCGAGTTCGACGAGCTCAGCGCGTCGTCGCTCTGTTACACCTCGGGCACCACCGGTAACCCGAAAGGTGTTCTGTACTCGCATCGTTCGACGATGCTGCACACTCTGATGGCGGCGGCCCGCGACGCCAACGACGTGCACAGCGGCTCGGTGATCCTTCTGGTCGTGCCGATGTTCCACGCGAACGCGTGGGGAACGCCGTACACCGCGGCGATGGTCGGCGCGAAACTCGTCCTGCCCGGCCCGCACCTGGACGGCGAGTCCGTCTACGAGCTGATGAAGACCGAGGGCGTCAATCAGAGCCAGGGCGTGCCGACGGTGTGGATGATGCTGTTCGCCTACCTCGACGAGCACCCCGAGATCGATCCGCACGAGTTGGGATTGCGGGTCGCGGGCACCGGCGGTGCAGCGCTGCCGTTGTCGATGATCGAGCGGTTCGACCGGGATTTCGGCGCCGATGCCATGCAGGGCTGGGGGATGACGGAGACGAGCCCACTGTGCGTGATCGGCCGGCTGCTCCCGAAGCACGAGCGGCTGTCGGACGCCGAGAAGGCCCAGATCAAGCTCAAGCAGGGCCGCGGCATCTGCGGGGTGGAGCTGAAGATCGTCGACGACGAGGGCAACCGCTTGCCGTGGGACGGCAAGGCGTTCGGGGAGGTGTGGGTACGCGGCCCGTGGATCGCGAGCGGCTATTTCAAGGGGGAGGGTGGCGACAAGCTCGACGCCGAGGGCTTCTTTCCCACCGGCGACGTGGCCACCATCGACCCCGACGGCTACCTTCAGCTCGTCGATCGCGCCAAGGACGTCATCAAATCCGGTGGGGAATGGGTCAGTTCGATCGACCTGGAGAACGCCGCGATGGGGCACCCGGCGGTCGCCGAGGCCGCGGTCATCGGCATGCCGCACCCTAAGTGGCAGGAGCGCCCGCTGCTGGTCGTTGTGCTGCGCAACGGCGCCGACGCCACCCGCGACGAGCTGATCGACCATCTGGCCGGCGAGGTCGCCAAGTGGTGGCTGCCCGACGACGTGCTGTTCGTCGACGAGCTGCCCCACACAGCGACGGGCAAGGTGTCGAAACTGCAGCTGCGCGAACGCTTCCGCGACTACCAGCTGCCGACGGTCGCTACCTGA
- the mddA gene encoding methanethiol S-methyltransferase, producing the protein MSTVVDGRRSVAVRSAAVLYGVVCYMAFVVVFGYAIGFVTGALVPRSVDSALTAPVAQAVVIDVALLTVFALQHSVMARPGFKRWWARYVPAAIERSTYVLFSSAALALVFWQWREIGTTVWQVDSEPVRLVLAVLAGVGWVTVVASTFMIDHFEMFGLRQILHVWRAKPMSGKGFRMVLLYRLIRHPLYLGFLIAFWSTPTMTGGHLVFAATTTVYILVAVRFEERDLAAELGDPYRRYRQRVPMLCPFPVRRAQ; encoded by the coding sequence ATGAGTACCGTTGTGGACGGTCGCCGCAGCGTTGCGGTGCGATCTGCCGCAGTGCTCTACGGCGTGGTGTGTTACATGGCGTTCGTCGTGGTCTTCGGGTATGCGATCGGATTCGTCACCGGCGCGCTGGTTCCCCGCAGCGTCGACAGCGCGCTGACGGCGCCGGTGGCGCAGGCGGTGGTCATCGACGTCGCACTGCTGACCGTGTTCGCGCTCCAGCACAGCGTGATGGCGCGCCCCGGTTTCAAACGGTGGTGGGCGCGCTACGTGCCCGCTGCGATCGAACGCAGCACCTATGTGCTCTTCTCCAGCGCGGCATTGGCGCTGGTGTTCTGGCAGTGGCGTGAGATCGGCACCACCGTGTGGCAGGTGGACTCCGAACCCGTGCGGCTGGTGCTGGCCGTACTGGCGGGGGTCGGCTGGGTGACGGTGGTCGCGTCGACGTTCATGATCGATCATTTCGAGATGTTCGGTCTGCGCCAGATCCTGCACGTGTGGCGGGCGAAGCCGATGTCCGGGAAAGGGTTCCGGATGGTGTTGCTGTACCGGCTCATCCGCCATCCGCTGTACCTCGGCTTCCTGATCGCGTTCTGGTCGACGCCGACCATGACGGGCGGACACCTGGTGTTCGCGGCGACCACCACCGTCTACATCCTCGTGGCGGTCCGGTTCGAGGAGCGCGACCTCGCGGCGGAACTGGGTGACCCGTATCGCCGCTACCGGCAGCGGGTGCCGATGCTGTGTCCCTTTCCGGTGCGCCGGGCGCAGTGA
- a CDS encoding response regulator transcription factor, whose product MAMPAHENVPEARVLVVDDEANIVELLSVSLKFQGFEVHTASNGPAALDIAREVRPDAIILDVMMPGMDGFGLLRRLRADGIDAPALFLTARDSLQDKIAGLTLGGDDYVTKPFSLEEVVARLRVILRRSGRGVEEPRTSRLTFADIELDEDTHEVWKAGEPVSLSPTEFTLLRYFIINAGTVLSKPKILDHVWRYDFGGDVNVVESYVSYLRRKIDTGEKRLLHTLRGVGYVLREPR is encoded by the coding sequence ATGGCCATGCCAGCGCATGAGAATGTCCCAGAAGCTCGCGTCCTCGTGGTCGACGACGAGGCCAACATCGTCGAACTGCTCTCGGTGAGTCTGAAATTCCAGGGATTCGAGGTGCATACCGCCTCCAACGGCCCCGCGGCACTCGACATCGCGCGTGAGGTCCGTCCCGATGCGATCATCCTCGACGTCATGATGCCCGGCATGGACGGCTTCGGGCTCCTGCGCCGCTTGCGCGCCGACGGTATCGACGCCCCCGCACTCTTCCTCACCGCCCGCGACTCGCTCCAGGACAAGATCGCCGGCCTCACGCTCGGCGGCGACGACTACGTGACCAAGCCGTTCAGCCTCGAGGAGGTCGTCGCCCGCCTGCGGGTGATCCTGCGCCGGTCCGGGCGCGGCGTCGAGGAGCCGCGCACCTCTCGGCTGACCTTCGCCGACATCGAACTCGACGAGGACACCCACGAAGTCTGGAAAGCGGGCGAACCGGTATCGCTGTCGCCGACGGAGTTCACGCTGCTGCGGTACTTCATCATCAATGCGGGCACGGTGCTCTCCAAGCCCAAGATCCTCGACCACGTGTGGCGTTACGACTTCGGCGGCGACGTCAATGTCGTCGAGTCCTACGTGTCCTACCTGCGCCGCAAGATCGACACGGGGGAGAAGCGACTTCTGCACACCCTCCGCGGAGTGGGTTATGTCCTCCGCGAACCGCGATAA
- a CDS encoding FtsX-like permease family protein codes for MPRVRAGWVCFRRVHLAALIADRRRTLLSAIGVAVGVTVILGTLILKFELTRPFDSFGPSLAHAADIGVVEVTPDISGRLPMTTVHRLHDEVPGADAVIPVVAGLAPVNVGGESHGYFLLGGTCQIERLVGSFDCEQRARDERPADGPGMPLQIPAVIAERHGLHLGDELRIPGLPSGSAHLGWTFPEFDRVQGINHGYVLLAPSADVAARLLGAPGYATAAFVLPKQGADVAADVERVITGVATAGPPRPRLPAVFENATQSFNLTVLAGLLIGLLIAVNTIVLAVEDRRPVMGTIGAIGAKPLGLLGGMLGEGAVVGVLGGLIGVLPGFLLGTFLVNRFGRSMLAGSGGTVAAQFTPRLIVIGVLAGAVSGVLAMLGPSLKLVRDGPLASMASAGGAQRARTIPLWSLIAGAGALAVAVVVSRIFEHGSLPLNVGIYAMTVGLCGVVLVTAWLAPRGAGLAIGLLTLARPATGRLLGADVRRYAVLFALSAALLAQGASSAISSHSMQLLGTTQIGQQKADRLPDSLLITAQSVFDQRDSQIADATAALVDRAAGGYSVTSRSRSTIGAGTLSRLVFGVTPGDWYSRAFYEPTDVPDKFWEGLREGQIGLSEIAAGRLAVAAGDTVELPTVAGPKRYRVAGVFRPRMVNDAAVGDIVLASEGLARTDWAAVRDQIAVAYPSADAATAHRDDFVDLGAGLRVYDNQQWRSEAAAGITRFLEPFTISGYVVMAAAGLSVLNVFVLALVQRRRERAALRAIGMTSGQEQAVIIFSAVLLGVLVAGTAILGGLFLTYLWSLGSPVFYGTTIEFGVLPAALRTGVDAVFVLVLMAAAYPVIHARRLEAVETLRSS; via the coding sequence ATGCCGAGGGTGCGCGCCGGGTGGGTGTGTTTTCGTCGAGTCCACCTCGCTGCGTTGATCGCCGACCGGCGCCGCACGCTGCTCAGCGCGATCGGTGTCGCGGTGGGGGTGACGGTGATACTCGGGACGTTGATCCTGAAGTTCGAGCTCACGCGCCCGTTCGACTCGTTCGGCCCCTCGCTGGCCCACGCCGCCGACATCGGGGTGGTCGAGGTGACGCCCGACATCAGCGGCCGGTTGCCGATGACGACCGTCCACCGGCTGCACGACGAGGTGCCCGGCGCGGACGCCGTGATCCCGGTCGTCGCCGGCCTGGCTCCCGTGAACGTCGGCGGCGAGAGTCACGGGTACTTCCTGCTCGGCGGCACCTGCCAGATCGAGCGGCTGGTCGGCTCATTCGACTGCGAGCAGCGGGCCCGGGACGAGAGGCCCGCAGACGGTCCGGGTATGCCCTTGCAGATTCCGGCGGTCATCGCCGAGCGACATGGCCTGCACCTCGGTGACGAGTTGCGCATTCCGGGCCTGCCTTCCGGCTCCGCGCACCTCGGTTGGACGTTTCCGGAATTCGATCGCGTGCAGGGCATCAACCACGGCTACGTGCTGCTGGCCCCTTCCGCGGACGTCGCTGCACGCCTGCTCGGCGCTCCCGGTTACGCCACGGCCGCGTTCGTCCTCCCCAAGCAGGGCGCCGACGTCGCGGCCGACGTCGAGCGCGTGATCACGGGCGTCGCGACGGCCGGGCCTCCCCGACCGCGCCTGCCGGCCGTCTTCGAGAACGCCACGCAGAGCTTCAACCTGACCGTGCTGGCCGGCCTGCTGATCGGGCTGCTCATCGCCGTCAACACCATCGTGTTGGCCGTCGAGGACCGGCGGCCGGTGATGGGGACGATCGGGGCGATCGGCGCCAAGCCGCTCGGGTTGTTGGGCGGGATGCTGGGTGAGGGCGCCGTTGTGGGTGTCCTCGGGGGACTCATCGGTGTTCTCCCGGGCTTCCTGCTCGGGACATTTCTGGTGAACCGCTTCGGGCGGTCCATGCTGGCAGGTTCCGGCGGCACCGTCGCCGCGCAGTTCACCCCGCGGCTGATCGTGATCGGTGTCCTCGCGGGAGCCGTCTCGGGCGTCCTCGCGATGCTCGGCCCCTCCCTCAAGTTGGTTCGCGACGGCCCGTTGGCCTCGATGGCGAGCGCCGGCGGGGCACAGCGCGCGAGGACGATTCCGCTGTGGTCGCTCATCGCCGGCGCGGGTGCGCTGGCGGTGGCCGTCGTCGTGTCGAGGATCTTCGAGCACGGGTCACTGCCACTGAACGTGGGCATCTACGCCATGACGGTGGGGCTGTGCGGGGTGGTGTTGGTGACGGCGTGGCTGGCACCGCGCGGCGCTGGGCTGGCGATCGGGCTGCTGACCCTCGCGCGGCCCGCCACCGGACGTCTCCTGGGAGCCGACGTCCGGCGGTACGCCGTCCTTTTCGCGCTCTCGGCCGCTCTACTCGCCCAGGGCGCCAGCTCGGCCATCAGCTCACACAGCATGCAACTGCTCGGCACCACACAGATCGGGCAACAGAAGGCCGACCGGCTGCCCGACTCGCTGTTGATCACCGCCCAGTCGGTGTTCGACCAGCGGGACAGCCAGATCGCCGATGCCACCGCCGCGCTGGTGGACCGTGCCGCCGGCGGGTACAGCGTGACATCACGCTCACGGTCGACGATCGGAGCGGGCACGCTGTCGCGCTTGGTATTCGGCGTCACCCCCGGTGATTGGTACAGCCGGGCGTTCTATGAGCCCACCGATGTCCCGGACAAGTTCTGGGAGGGTTTGCGGGAGGGACAGATCGGCCTCAGCGAGATCGCCGCCGGCCGACTCGCCGTCGCGGCCGGCGACACCGTCGAATTGCCCACCGTCGCAGGGCCGAAACGGTATCGCGTGGCGGGAGTCTTTCGCCCGCGGATGGTGAACGACGCCGCGGTGGGCGACATCGTGCTGGCCTCGGAGGGTTTGGCGCGGACCGACTGGGCCGCCGTGCGCGACCAGATCGCAGTGGCCTATCCGTCCGCCGACGCCGCGACAGCCCACCGCGACGACTTCGTCGACCTCGGCGCGGGACTGCGGGTCTACGACAACCAGCAGTGGCGGTCTGAGGCGGCCGCCGGGATCACCCGGTTCTTGGAGCCGTTCACGATCTCCGGGTACGTCGTGATGGCAGCCGCGGGTCTGAGCGTGCTGAACGTGTTCGTCCTGGCCCTTGTGCAACGCCGGCGCGAGCGCGCCGCGCTGCGGGCCATCGGGATGACCTCCGGGCAGGAGCAGGCCGTGATCATCTTCAGCGCCGTGCTTCTCGGCGTTCTGGTCGCCGGCACGGCGATCCTCGGCGGACTCTTCCTCACCTATCTCTGGTCGCTCGGATCACCGGTTTTCTACGGCACCACAATCGAGTTCGGTGTGCTGCCCGCGGCACTGCGAACCGGGGTGGACGCGGTATTCGTTCTCGTCCTGATGGCTGCGGCCTATCCGGTGATCCATGCCCGGCGGCTGGAGGCGGTGGAGACGCTGAGAAGCAGTTGA
- a CDS encoding HIT family protein: protein MATVFTKIINGELPGRFVYEDDDTVAFLTIEPMTQGHTLVVPRAEIDQWQGVEPAVFGKVMSVAQLIGRAVVKAFDADRAGLIIAGLEVPHLHVHVFPARNLADFGFANVDRNPSPESLDDAQQRIQAAIAALT, encoded by the coding sequence ATGGCGACCGTCTTCACCAAGATCATCAACGGCGAACTGCCGGGCCGATTCGTCTACGAAGACGACGACACCGTGGCGTTCCTGACGATCGAGCCGATGACTCAGGGCCACACCCTGGTGGTTCCCCGCGCCGAGATCGACCAGTGGCAGGGCGTCGAACCCGCCGTGTTCGGCAAGGTCATGAGCGTGGCGCAGCTCATCGGCAGAGCCGTGGTCAAGGCTTTCGACGCGGACCGGGCCGGCCTCATCATCGCCGGTCTCGAGGTGCCCCACCTTCACGTGCACGTCTTCCCCGCACGCAACCTCGCGGACTTCGGATTCGCCAACGTCGACCGCAATCCGTCACCCGAGTCGCTCGACGACGCCCAGCAGAGAATCCAGGCCGCGATCGCCGCACTGACCTGA
- a CDS encoding sensor histidine kinase encodes MPGPIKRGIPLRVGLVAATLLLVALGLLASGVAVTTIMHHSLVNRVDDTLLDASRGWAQVPIQVPDDPTSGPNPARPPSDYYVRGIDSTGREWTADNDRDAEPALPTDNDVGPVPVTVGSVGDSDVEWRAMTVRGLRGEVTTVAIDLTDVKSTTRALIYAQIGIGTAVLLVLGIVGYAVVHRSLRPLAEVEQTAAAIAAGQLDRRVPERDPRTEVGRLSLALNGMLAQIQRALASSESSAEQARSSEDRMRRFITDASHELRTPLTTIRGFAELYRQGAARDVEMLMSRIESESRRMGLLVEDLLLLARLDAQRPLEQRRVDLLALATDAVHDAQSIAPRRPIRMEVFDGPGTPEVLGDEARLRQVLSNLVANALQHTPETAGVTVRVGTDGDDAVLEVCDEGPGMRAEDAQRVFERFYRADSSRARASGGTGLGLSIVDSLVYAHGGRVSVDTAPGRGCKFRVSLPRIAEAAVPAELDASLN; translated from the coding sequence GTGCCAGGCCCGATCAAACGCGGGATCCCGCTCCGAGTAGGTCTCGTCGCTGCGACGCTGCTGCTCGTGGCGCTCGGCCTGCTGGCATCGGGCGTCGCGGTCACCACGATCATGCACCACAGCCTGGTCAACCGCGTCGACGACACCTTGCTCGACGCATCGCGCGGATGGGCCCAGGTACCCATCCAGGTGCCCGACGACCCGACGTCGGGCCCGAACCCGGCACGCCCGCCGTCGGACTATTACGTGCGCGGCATCGACTCGACCGGACGCGAGTGGACGGCGGACAACGACCGCGACGCCGAACCCGCGCTTCCCACCGACAACGACGTCGGGCCGGTGCCGGTCACCGTCGGATCCGTCGGCGACTCCGACGTCGAGTGGCGTGCGATGACCGTGCGCGGCCTGCGCGGCGAGGTCACCACCGTCGCGATCGACCTGACCGACGTGAAGTCGACGACGCGTGCGCTGATCTACGCGCAGATCGGCATCGGCACGGCCGTGCTGCTGGTGCTCGGGATCGTCGGCTACGCCGTGGTGCATCGCAGCCTGCGGCCCCTGGCCGAGGTGGAACAGACCGCCGCAGCGATCGCCGCGGGCCAGCTCGACCGCCGCGTGCCCGAACGCGACCCGCGCACCGAGGTCGGTCGACTGTCGCTGGCGCTCAACGGCATGCTCGCGCAGATCCAGCGTGCCCTGGCCTCCTCCGAGTCCTCGGCCGAGCAGGCCCGCAGTTCGGAGGACCGGATGCGGCGCTTCATCACCGACGCCAGCCATGAACTGCGCACCCCGCTGACGACGATCCGCGGCTTCGCCGAGCTGTACCGCCAGGGCGCCGCCCGCGATGTCGAGATGCTGATGAGCCGCATCGAGAGCGAATCGCGCCGGATGGGCCTGCTGGTCGAGGACCTGCTGCTGCTGGCCCGGCTCGACGCCCAGCGCCCGCTCGAGCAGCGCCGGGTGGACCTGTTGGCGCTGGCCACCGACGCCGTCCACGACGCCCAGTCGATCGCACCGCGGCGGCCGATCCGCATGGAGGTGTTCGACGGCCCCGGCACACCGGAGGTGCTCGGTGACGAGGCACGGCTGCGGCAGGTGCTGAGCAACCTGGTCGCCAACGCGCTGCAGCACACGCCCGAAACCGCGGGGGTCACCGTGCGGGTGGGGACCGACGGCGACGACGCCGTGCTCGAGGTGTGTGATGAGGGGCCGGGCATGCGGGCCGAGGACGCCCAGCGGGTGTTCGAGCGGTTCTACCGCGCCGACTCCTCGCGGGCGCGGGCCAGCGGCGGCACCGGGCTCGGGCTGTCGATCGTCGACTCGCTGGTGTACGCCCACGGTGGACGGGTCAGCGTGGACACGGCGCCGGGACGCGGGTGCAAGTTCCGGGTGAGCCTGCCGCGCATCGCCGAGGCGGCGGTGCCGGCCGAGCTCGACGCGTCGCTGAACTGA
- a CDS encoding ABC transporter ATP-binding protein, translated as MSAKPVLQLDGVGKTYRRGGEQVRVLVDFDFTLRAGEFVVVTGPSGVGKSTLLHVAGGLDAPDSGTVAVAGQNVWSMSTAARAAFRRRNLGFVFQFFNLVPMLTAMENVSLPLVLDGVSARSADARAEKLLERVGLGDRARHRPAELSGGQMQRVAVARAVVARPSIVLADEPTGNLDSRSSTEVLDLLRSLSDEDGTAVVMVTHDHAAAQYGSRELHLVDGRACPADPLAPVGEW; from the coding sequence GTGAGCGCGAAACCGGTACTGCAGCTCGATGGCGTGGGCAAGACCTACCGCAGGGGCGGTGAGCAGGTGCGCGTGCTCGTCGACTTCGACTTCACCTTGCGCGCAGGCGAATTCGTCGTCGTGACCGGACCCTCGGGGGTCGGCAAGTCGACTCTTCTGCATGTCGCCGGCGGATTGGACGCTCCGGACAGCGGGACAGTGGCGGTCGCCGGACAGAACGTGTGGTCGATGAGCACCGCGGCGCGTGCGGCGTTCCGGCGGCGCAATCTCGGGTTCGTGTTCCAGTTCTTCAATCTGGTGCCGATGCTGACGGCGATGGAGAACGTGTCGCTGCCGCTGGTGCTCGACGGCGTGTCCGCGCGGTCTGCCGACGCCCGCGCCGAGAAGCTGCTGGAGCGGGTCGGACTCGGCGACCGTGCTCGGCACCGGCCGGCCGAACTGTCGGGCGGGCAGATGCAGAGGGTCGCGGTGGCCCGTGCGGTGGTGGCCCGGCCGTCCATCGTCCTTGCCGACGAGCCCACCGGGAATCTCGACAGCCGGTCGTCGACCGAGGTCTTGGACCTCCTTCGGTCCCTTTCGGACGAAGACGGCACCGCGGTCGTCATGGTGACGCACGACCATGCCGCGGCGCAGTACGGCTCCCGCGAGCTGCACCTGGTCGACGGGCGTGCGTGTCCGGCTGATCCTCTTGCGCCCGTCGGCGAGTGGTGA
- a CDS encoding FAD-binding oxidoreductase yields MSIAETSGIGGLTGEVILPGDAGYDDARAVYNAMIDKRPAVIARCRSAGDIAAALDHARRSNLAVAVRGGGHNGPGFGTVEGGLVIDLSRMNHIDVDPHARTATVQGGATWGQVDAATHAYGLATPSGVIASTGVGGLTLGGGHGYLSRKYGLTIDNLLEAEVVLSDGRAVTASETEHADLFWALRGGGGNFGVVTSFTFRLHPVHTVICGPTAWPVSATADILGWFRDFLPAADEDLYGFFATMTVPPADPFPEVFHLQKACSIVWCYTGDPARAEEVFAPVRRMQPAFEGIGPVPYPALQATFDGLYPPGLQWYWRGDFFRTVDDAAVQAHAEFAAELPTMHSAMHLYPIDGAVHRVGQTDTAWAYRDVNFSQVIVGVDPDPANADTVRRWATSYSDAVHRYSAGGAYVNFMMDEGQDRVRATYGPNYQRLTEVKRDYDPDNVFHVNQNIRPAGS; encoded by the coding sequence ATGAGCATTGCGGAGACCAGCGGTATCGGCGGATTGACCGGCGAGGTGATCCTGCCCGGCGACGCCGGATACGACGACGCACGAGCCGTCTACAACGCGATGATCGACAAGAGACCGGCGGTGATCGCACGGTGCCGCTCGGCCGGCGACATCGCGGCCGCGCTCGACCATGCGCGGAGGTCGAACCTGGCGGTCGCGGTGCGCGGCGGGGGCCACAACGGTCCCGGTTTCGGCACGGTCGAAGGCGGCTTGGTCATCGACCTGTCGCGGATGAACCACATCGACGTCGACCCGCATGCGCGGACCGCGACGGTGCAGGGCGGCGCGACCTGGGGTCAGGTGGACGCCGCGACACACGCCTACGGCCTGGCGACGCCGTCCGGTGTCATCGCCAGCACCGGTGTCGGTGGGCTCACGCTCGGCGGCGGCCACGGCTATCTGTCCCGCAAGTACGGTTTGACGATCGACAACCTGCTCGAAGCGGAGGTCGTGCTCAGCGACGGCCGCGCGGTGACCGCGTCGGAGACCGAGCACGCCGACCTGTTCTGGGCACTGCGCGGCGGCGGCGGGAACTTCGGCGTCGTCACGTCTTTCACCTTCCGCCTGCATCCGGTCCACACGGTGATCTGCGGCCCGACGGCGTGGCCGGTGTCGGCGACCGCCGACATCCTGGGCTGGTTCCGGGATTTCCTTCCCGCTGCCGACGAAGACCTCTACGGATTCTTCGCGACCATGACGGTGCCTCCCGCGGATCCCTTCCCGGAGGTCTTCCACCTGCAGAAGGCGTGCTCCATCGTGTGGTGTTACACCGGCGACCCGGCCCGGGCCGAGGAGGTGTTCGCGCCGGTCCGCCGGATGCAACCGGCCTTCGAGGGCATCGGGCCGGTACCCTACCCGGCGTTGCAGGCCACCTTCGACGGTCTGTATCCGCCAGGGCTGCAATGGTATTGGCGCGGGGATTTCTTCCGGACCGTCGACGACGCGGCAGTGCAGGCGCATGCCGAGTTCGCCGCGGAACTCCCGACCATGCACTCCGCCATGCACCTGTACCCGATCGACGGCGCGGTGCACAGGGTGGGCCAGACCGACACCGCGTGGGCATATCGGGACGTGAACTTCTCGCAGGTGATCGTCGGGGTCGATCCCGACCCCGCGAATGCGGACACGGTGAGGCGGTGGGCGACGTCCTACTCGGACGCCGTGCATCGGTATTCGGCGGGCGGTGCCTACGTCAACTTCATGATGGACGAGGGTCAGGACCGGGTGCGCGCCACGTATGGCCCCAACTACCAGCGGCTCACCGAGGTCAAGCGGGATTACGACCCGGACAACGTGTTCCACGTCAACCAGAACATCCGTCCGGCGGGATCATGA